The sequence TGCACAGAGCAGCGGCTGTCTGCTTTGCATAAACGTACACCTGTGTTCCCCAGCCcccgctgctcccccccccacatgctGGGCCTGTCAGCGGGACACCAGAGGGCATAGCTGAGTCACAAGTCATGCTGCTGGGCCCCAAAATGCTGTTGCAGCCAGGCCATATCCCACCCCCCtggcccccaccctcccaaagAGCTGGGGAGAGGGCTGCCCTGTCGGACCCAGATTGGGTGCAAGCTTGTGCTGCTCTTACCTGGTGACTGCGTGCTCAAGCAGAGAGAGCTAAGCTCATCCACAAGGGCATCCTCTTCCGTGCTCTCTTCAGTGTAGGGACACCCCGTGTACCCACCCTTCGCTATGCAGTACCTGAGAAACCTGCAGGTACAACCAAAGGTGCCCATTAGCACTGGGCATGGCCCAcctcctcagtgcagggagagCCCGCTGGGCATGGCCCGCCTCGGCGGGGGGCCTGCTGGGCAGCTTGCAAACCTGTGTGAGAAAGGCCAATGGCACGGTCAACCCACTCCTGAGAGCACCCGGCCAGAGCCAGCaggccctgcccagagcaggcCTGGGGCCAGCAATGGAGGATGAAGGGCCTGACCTGTCTCTGTGCTGCGGGCAGCGACCACTGCAATTCTGGGCCCAGCGGCATCTTGCATTTCCACAGGCACGACCGTCCCCAAGttctgcagccacctctggggggcAGCCGTGCAGGGCAACACTCCCCTTTCTGTCCTAACGACTGGGCAGAAGGGTGACAGCCCGGCTGGGATTTCACCAGGATCCCAGCACTCATCCCTAGCTTACAGAAAGTGCCCTGAGGTCTTTAACGACCACAAGTAGCAAGGGCTTGGAACAGGGTTTAAACGTCTCCTTCAAAAGATGGTGTGTCCCTGCCCCCCGCACGCTGTGAGGTCACTGGCTCCATCCTGATCCCAAGGGAAGTGTATTGCCACCTCCAGATCTCCCAGCCTAGCTTCCCAGCCCAGTGCCGGCTCTCCTCTCCCCTCGTCACCTCAGAGCGGGTCCCATCACCGGGGGCCCGGTCACAGGCTGGTGTCTGAGCAGCCACCCGAAGGTGCTAACCCCTGCGAATGGGGCGCTGCGTTTCAGGCCGGAGGAGGGGTCCACGTGGTTTGAGGGACGGGGAGCCCCCTGGGccctgggaagaggcagaggacaGGAAGGAGGAGGCTGCAGGATGCAACTTACGTGTTCCAGTGAGGATCCTTGCTAAGCACGGCCGGGTTGCCCACGATTATTAACAGAGCCTTGGCTCTGGTGATGGCCACATTGAACCTCTAAACAGAGAGAGCAGGATGAGGCCCCTCGGcgcccaggatgggcaggggagCCGGCCCagactgccctgccccacagctctagGGCTGGTCCCTAGCCCCAGCGCTTTCTGGTTGTCAGTGGGCtaatgggaggggtggggcagtgtCCAGACCAGGATCTGTGATTCCCCAGGGTGCAGTCCCACAGCTGGCTGGCCTCAGCTGGGTTTCACTGTGGCTGCCTGGACTAGCTCTGAGCAAGGCTAGCTGATAGTCCGAGCCCTGTCTACACCAGTGGCACTGCACCCGCAGGGAACGCTGTGTCCTGAGAAGGGCTGGCCCGAGTGCCGCTCTGCTATGTTTGGTCACAGCCTTTGCCTCCCGCTTGGCCAGACTGGCACACAACCGTGTGGGGGGCAGAAGGGCTCTCCGCACGTGCCCCGCCTCCTGCCCAGCCAGGAAGGGTTAAAGGGTGTTCCTTTCCACAGGTGCCCCCGCTCTGGCAGGAAGCGGAGTGGGGAAGGGCTCTGCTGGGATCAGCGCTCGCTCGTCACAGATGATGAGGCTCAGGCCGAGGAAGGCTTTGGAGCAAGTGGTTCTGACAAGCCACAGGGCCAGAGCACCCTACCCGGGCCAGGCACAGTCTGCGTCAGCTGGTGCAAGTGCTCTAGGCTCTGCCGGACGTTCGGCCCCTTGGCCAAGCAGCTGCAGCTGACCCAAGGTGAGCAGAGACCCTGGCGGGCAGGGAGGATTCCTGTCTCcccagtgtggggagctggtgtGGGAGGCCAGGCCTGCGGGACTGACCTGAATGCTGGGTGCTAAGCAGCCTGGCCCTGTGGGagccggctctgccccaggctttGGACGCAGGGCGGGGAATGCCCGAGCCGTGGGGTTCTAGATCTTGCACCATTCCCCCGACTGCCACACGGGAGCTAGGGAACGGGCCCCACTGCGagagcagcctcacctgccctccTGTCCTGGGGCTAGTGGCCCGTGCCCCTGGAGTGGTCTCTCCCTGACACTGTCCCCAGGGCAGGCTCTGTGCGCTGGGGGAAGGGTTGTGTGGCTGGGGCCTTGGATGGAGCGGGGGGGGCTTTGATTTGTTACCTGAGGTCCTGCAGACGGTCACTAGCAGAGCCTGGAATGGGACCCAGAGTcctggccctgctctgcccactagcGCACACTTCCTGTCCATGGCAGCAAAGCAGCCCATAGTTTATTTTATGCCATGAATCAGCCATGGCCTGTGAAACCGGGGGGAGCGGTGAGGGGGTGGGCAGTGAGGAAGATGGGGTGGGGATGGCTGGCAGCTCTGCACCCCGGCTGAGAGCCCATGACTGCCCTCAGGGCTCCACAGTCTcctcggggccaggctggggcagcaggggcagggggccTACCTTGGGGTTCTTGAGGAAGCCCAGTTTGAACTTTTCATCCATGCTGAGGTACTCGGTGCAGCTGCGCACGGTGGAGATGAGGAGCACACGCCGCTCCTGGCCCTGGAACTCCTCCACCGAGCCCACCTAGCCgggagcagagggcagggatCTCCATCCCCCGTTGGCAGCCTCCCTCacacccccccgcctcccccagctGTGCAGGGGGCCCTTCCCTCGGCTGCTCTGAAGGGACCCTGTGGGGCAGAGCatccccccaacctcctcccctgcTCTTGTGACTCTGGCCGATGGGGGAGCAGGACGGAGCCTGTCTCGCCCCAGCACGCCGGCTGCAGGGCTCACAAAGGAGAGGCAGCCCACAGCTGCGCTGCTGGCTTCTCCGCACGGCCGGAGCACTCTGCCCTCCAAGCCCAAGGGATGGGGGGCCCCAGGCTGGCCTGGTGTCTGCTGGCGGAGAGCTGCCCCCCGGCCCAGCGCCAAGCGAGTCCCACTGCTGAGCTGGGACAGTCTGGCATCAGGCTGGGCGTGGCTGCCGGGCCACAGCCGTTACTCCAGGTGCggccagagggatgggggggagggagggacttaCCTTCAGCTCCTTGATGTCCGGGAGGTTCATCAGGTCTTGGTCTATTTTCGTGATGGCCAGTCTGATCTTCTCTACCTGGGGAAGGGACGAGGGAGGAGTGGATGGGACGCTTGGCGCCCTcaggagctcctggctcccagccccgtgATCGCTCCTCTCATAGCCTGTACGCCCTTGTGATGGCCAGCTGCCTCTGGCCACTGGGTCCCGCCCTAACCCTCCTGTTCGGTCTCCGCCATCTCTCTGAGATAACACCCTCGACCCCTCAGCCAAGTGCCGGGCAGGCTCCTGCTCTAGGTTGTTCCGATGCAACTGGCCAGAGAATACCACTGGGGTTCCCCAGCcccatccggcaggtccctccaTCTGGGGCAAttccccagggctcctggcccctgccccacgGGGGCTCCCCCACACGGGGCACTGCGCACTCCCTCCAGATACTCAGCAGAGAGTGGAGCTTGATGGGGTGCAGCAGGGCGACGGCATGTGGGGCTAAGGAGCCTGGGAtgggggtgctcagggctgggctgcCTGCACCTCTGCAGGGCATGTGATGTGTGGGGAAggcagccctgggggctgggctgcaTCTCACCTGCTTCCTGTAGGGGGAGATGATACCGATCTCCTTGGGGGAGATCCTGGAGCGGCCCTGCTTGCCCTGACTCTGCAGCAGTTTCTTGAGGTAGGTGACCAGGGTTTCGACCTCCAACGTGTTGAAGAACGAGGGGCTGTTACCCTCTCGCTGGTCCTCCCCGGAGACTCCGTGGAAGATGATCGGGAAGCCCTGGAGGGAGAGTGCCACGGTCAGGGCTGCAGCTAGCCCCATGGCCAGCAGGGGCGCCTGGCGCTGCCCTGCCCGGGGTGGGGGCTAGGCTGGGTgcctgctccccgccccaccctcaCCTGCGTAGGCAGCTCCTCCCAGGTGCAGTAGGAATAGCTGAGGAGGCGGTCGGCGCACTCCTGCAGCTCCCCGTCGTAGAACTGCTGGTTGGGGATCTGGAGGAGGGCGGCGTGGGACCTGGGGAAGAAGCCGTGACAGCATTGCCGGGGGTGCTCGGCTGCTCCTCAGACCCGCCTACACTGCAGCAGCCTTGAGGCCCCCTCCCCGCTCACCAGCAACAGGAAGGGCCCCAGAAACCTCTGCTCTGGGCACAGAGTGGCCATGGCCGGGCTTCCGGGCAGGGAgggcagaacccaggaatccaggTTGCTCCGTCCAAGGTCTCTTGCCCTTGGGTGACGATTAAATGAGCCCCACGCCAGGCAGGTGGGTATCAGAGAAATGGACAGACACAAGCCTCCCAGGCTGAGCCAGCAGAATGGGGGCTGGAAGCCTTTGCTGCTGGCAGCCCGGCTCTGACAGCCCCCCCGGCGCCCGCATGCCACAGCGTCGGTCCCGGGGGGGCGGATACAGCACCTGTAGTTCCTCAGTAACTTGGTGACGAACTGCGGGTCGTAGCTCTTGGCTCCCTTTTGGTATAGGGAGTTGTGCAGCATGAGCCTCTCCAGCAGCGAGACCTCTGCAAGAGAGAGCAATGCCCCGGTTACCAGCAACCCCCTGGCCTGGGACTGTGCCCCCTACGAGCGGCCCCACGGAGTCAGGCTTGTCATAGCCTGGCCTGGGCCTCTCTGAGCaggaggcagggggcaggagctTCAGTGGCTCTCTGGGGGAGACTTTCACCCGCCTATCACAGAGCGAGCCTCTCCCTGTTCTCCAGAGGCGCCCAGGGTCACTAACATGCTATTGCAGTGGCTGTGCAAAGCCAGATGGCCCCCGAGCCCAGAAGAGTGGGGCAGATCAGCATGTCTGAGAACTCCCTGCTCTCCACCCGGTGCCTTCGCCCTCTGTTCCACTCACCTAACCCGTGTTCGATGGCCAATGGGGACCTCAGGATTGGACCCAGCTGCTTGGGATCTCCCGCCAACACCAGCTGCCCCGCCTTGGTGTTGGTCTCCTGGTCCATCGCTGTCAGAATtcctggggcagagagacagctgAGGCGGCTGGGCGGGGTAGGAGACCCCTGCCCAGGCAGGTCGCTGACTGATCCCCGCACAGTGAGGAGCCGGTAAAGGGCCTCATCACGGCTGTAGCTGCCTCAAGCAGCCGGGAGGGGCTCCCCCAAGCTTACAGCGCAGAGAAAGGGCTGCATGCAGGACCCAGAATCCACCGCCAGGAGCAAGTGCTGGCCAGCCCCAGGCGCTGGCCATCTGTCTGAGCAGGAGTGAGGCGGCCGGGTCCAAGGCCCCGGGCGTGCGGGGTAGGGTGGATGAGGTGATGCCTGGGGGTGCAGTGCTCCTGTCCCCAGATCCCTACTCACCTGCGATGGCAACCAGGCTCTCCGGCTCCACCGCGTGGCCACATTCGTCGATGAAGACGTGGGAGAAATGGCCCTCAGGGAAGCTGGCCGTTACCAgcctgcaggggagagggagaggcagtgAACAAGCCTGTACAgcgctggctccctgccctgccacctgCATAGCCAGACTGCTCCACCGAGGCCTTCTGCAGGACCTGCCATGCCGCTGGCCCCCTCCTGAGCCTGgcaatgccccctccccaccgAGCAGGGGCTTCCATGGCCATGCCCAGGGCTGGGCATGGGGAGAACTCCTCCCCTGGAGTCTGAGGGGATGGCTCTCCCCTTTTACAGAAAGTGACCAATGCGGCCTGATGATGTGCCTCCGTCCTGTGCCCCCTCCGGTCAGCCCCTGCCCACATCTCTCTGTTACGCCTCTTCCCCCGGTAAACCCTACCCAAAgaattcccttctcttcccccagcatAGCCAGGTATCCCCCAGTCGCATCCCTACTGTGCTCCCCCAGCACAGTCGCAGTCTTCAGAAGTGGGGTTTGCACCGGGCCCCTCCTACCTTCCTGCTGTCACCAGGGTGGTGATGATGACCCGGTAGTGCTGCAGCTTCTCCTTGCCTGGGTACACATGGCACTGCTGGGCATCGTCCCAGTTACAGCAGGGCTACGAACACCAACAGCATTTAGACAAGGTCTGGGATCGGAGCTTGTTTCCCTTGGGGAAGTTGGGGGCAGACACGCCTCCCCCCAGAAAGCCCTGAGCTAACTGGGAGTGGCATGTGCGTCTTGGCTGGTGACCTGAGGGTCCTGCAGGGAGGGCAGGGACCCCTATCGACCGTGCAGCCTGGGGAGGTGACTACAGCTGCTGGAACATGGAAGTCCCTTCCCACAAGGAAATGACAGttttgaaaaaaacttttgtcctgaattggcattTTTCGGCTTGGGAGAGGCCTGCCTGGGAAGCTGTCCTCAATTTCACTCTGTGCCTGTCTGCGGAAAGTGAAACTCACAGGAGCCTTCCAGGCAGGCTGCCCTGTCTATTTTTCCCAACGCAAAACTGATTTCCACCCCCAATTTcagttttcccatggaaaatttgaAGTATGCTAAAGGGCTTCATAAAATCCTTCAGAGAGGAAAGTTCCTGCCCAGCTCCACGGGCGATGTCTCTCTGGGTGCCTCTTGGGGTGCCAGGGGTGCACGTACCTTGATCTCCTCCGGCACCTGGCGATAGTCTCTGCTGCTGGCATTGACCCTATAGATGCTGCCCTTGTCCAGGTGTTTCATCAGGCGCTGGCAGAGCAGGTCTGAGGCGCTGTTGGAGGGTGCACAGGCCAAGATATGGGAGTCCTTCAGGCAGCTGACCACCTGAGAACGAGGAAGAGCTTAGCAGCCCAGGCGGGAGGAAATGGATAcagaggggagagaggggctgTGGGCCGGCTGACTGCCCTGGACTGGGAAGCCAGGGGATCTCCTCACCTGTTTGATGGCCTCCACCATGGTGACGGTCTTGCCGGTCCCTGGCGGCCCAAAGATGAGGTATGGTGCCGGCCTGGCCATCCCCGTCACGATCTGCCGCACAGCGTCGCACTGCTCCTGGTTGGTCTCCAGGCTCCGGTCAAACAGCCTGAGGGGAAATGGAGCCGGGCAGGTGCTGAGGGGAAGACCAGGCCCTGCTGCGTGTgaccaccccactccccacacagccagccctCAGAGTGGTTCTCCTCTGAAGCCAGGCACTCACCTGAGCCGGCCTCCCTCGGGGAGGAGGGACTTTCCGTATGAGAAGGATGGGAAGAGGATGTCACCCAGGTTCCTCTTCTTGGCCAGCTCCACGGCCCTGTGCTGCACCCGCAGTGGCAGCCGGTTGAAGGTAA comes from Lepidochelys kempii isolate rLepKem1 chromosome 21, rLepKem1.hap2, whole genome shotgun sequence and encodes:
- the MOV10 gene encoding helicase MOV-10, with the translated sequence MPKFTFRERREFGDQFVQLLKDTGREAVSSREALRTIYNQEFRTRNDTKTPNFSSILFTLGQSGRAEVRGDFVRFWKVKKKVKVTNQYWTPRPEEPPTDSQEAGTNQSPHRGRAKERAEFIGGKHRVEILSEHDRGNGRIRFPVTPNEAATASIWVQNNGTEDVILLGYRALRKWCEITFHDESKVTRQQPRVLQPGDSYLIEARCLTQYYGYFPVTVLFEFTKEQDGPFSIGRFVSAIANSRLAEQLGPTAPYRPYQANLRKTVTVTTEDGVPPDSSQHPELEQVIPLDFYNYSKDLKDTVSAERSRLQKSLAARLQFENYQEKFQLLLHLEELQMEVDIRRYDMQGAPMVKDAQNKRLLILEVPGVAENRPSVLKGDHLFVTPSDQRTLPQHVQYKGYVHAVELERVKLGFSPNLLKSFVNNLKFDVIFTFNRLPLRVQHRAVELAKKRNLGDILFPSFSYGKSLLPEGGRLRLFDRSLETNQEQCDAVRQIVTGMARPAPYLIFGPPGTGKTVTMVEAIKQVVSCLKDSHILACAPSNSASDLLCQRLMKHLDKGSIYRVNASSRDYRQVPEEIKPCCNWDDAQQCHVYPGKEKLQHYRVIITTLVTAGRLVTASFPEGHFSHVFIDECGHAVEPESLVAIAGILTAMDQETNTKAGQLVLAGDPKQLGPILRSPLAIEHGLEVSLLERLMLHNSLYQKGAKSYDPQFVTKLLRNYRSHAALLQIPNQQFYDGELQECADRLLSYSYCTWEELPTQGFPIIFHGVSGEDQREGNSPSFFNTLEVETLVTYLKKLLQSQGKQGRSRISPKEIGIISPYRKQVEKIRLAITKIDQDLMNLPDIKELKVGSVEEFQGQERRVLLISTVRSCTEYLSMDEKFKLGFLKNPKRFNVAITRAKALLIIVGNPAVLSKDPHWNTFLRYCIAKGGYTGCPYTEESTEEDALVDELSSLCLSTQSPGSHIQQQVEPAWRHEH